The Hymenobacter swuensis DY53 genome includes the window ATCCATTTCTTCTTGCTGAACGAGCCGTGGGCCCCATCATGCATGACGTTGAAGCCGATGGCGGCCCCAATGAGCCCCAGCAAGGCACATTCGGCTACGCCCACCCAGGCCGAAGGCGTCCAGAATACGAGGTGCAGGTATACGGCCACGAAGGCGGCCGTGAGCAGCACAGCTTTGAAGAACAGGGTTTTGCCGCCAGTGGTGGATTTACCGGCTTCCGCGAAATACGCGTTGGTGCGGCGCTTCAATTCTTGGTGGAAGGAACGCGAGGCCGCGAATTTGGGTGCGAGCATGGGAAGTGATGAAGAGAAACTTAACCAAAGGTACCGCTTCTGCTTCCGAAGCTGCGGCAGGGCTAGTAAAAGCCCGGGATTTTATACATCCTTGACTCTTGCTGTTCTTTTAACCCCATTACTAACCAATAAAGGTCCGGCCCGCCGCAGAATACTCCAGGTTACTGGAAATATTCCGCGACGGGCCGGACCTTTATTGGTGTGCTTTTGCCTGGTCGGCTACGCTAGTTGCGGGCTACCGCCTGGCCGCTGCTGATGGGCAGGCCCGGCTTCAATACCGCCTGCAATGCGGAATACGGTACAAACACGCTGATTTCGCCCTGGGCGTAGGAGGCTACCTCGTAGGGCAGGTACACGAATACCGCGCCGCCGCTGGTCAGGTACACGTTGCGGGTGGCGGGCAGCGAGTTTTTGAACAGCTTGCCAGCCATGGAGGCACCATCTTTCAGGCCCAGGGCCGGCCGGGCGTAGCGGCCCAGAATGCCTTCCAGCTGCGGCCGCGTGCCGGGCTTGAAGATGTCGTTGTAACCGAGGGCGCGGCCGGTGCGGGTATCGTAGCTGCGCACGTAGGTGCCATAGATGCCGTGGGCACCGCCCGAGAAATCGTAGCCGAAGTAGCCAATGCTCAACAGGTCGCCCTCGTTCCAGAGGACGTAGGTGTTGGCTTCCTGCTCGTAGCTGAGCGTGGCCAGGGGCTGGTAGTCGTCAGTGCTATCGGCCAGCACTTTGCTGACCATTGGGGCCACTTCCTTGCGGTATTCCTTGGTGAAATAGGCCAGTTGCTCGTCCCACAAAGCATCCAACGACAGCGCGGGCTTCGATTCCAGGGAGTCGCCACGCAGGCCCCGGGCCAGGTTGGCCGCCAACTTATCCTTGCTCGCCCCCGATTCGGGAACCAGCGCAAACATGGAAAGCTGCCCGAACACGCTGTCCTGCGGACTTTCGGGGCGGGGCAGCACGGCGGCGGCGAAGGTCCGGGTGCTGAAGCGCACACCTACCGGCTGGCGCAACAGGCGCAGGCGCACCGGCTGGCCGGCCCGGGTGCCTACCAGGGCGCTTCCCTCCTGCTTAAGCAGCCACTGCGGCCCTACGTTCTGGTCGTTGAGCAGTTCGTGGCTGGTATCGCGCAGGCGCAGGCTGTCGGTGGTGGGACTCACGTCGCCGGTCAGCTCATACGGATGACCATCGGCAGCGGCGTAGAAGCCGACGAGACGACCCAGCGTGTTTTCGCCGGGCACTTCGTTTACGCGCTGCAGGTGCACCGTAATGCTATCAGTAGAGCCGGGCAGCACGCCCCGGAACTGCTGGTACCAAGAGGCGCTATCGGTCAGGGCTACCACCGGAGCGGCGGTTACAGCCGCGTCGGAAGTGTCGGCGGCTGATTTGTCGGAGCCGGAATTACAGGCCGTTAGCAGCAGGCCAAGGGCCAGAGGGGCGGGCAGCAGGCGAAGCAGCCGGGCCGGGCGAGATTGGGAAAGGAAGCTCATCGGCCCAAATAACGCAGAATTTGGCTACGCGTTCAAACTCGTGCAATTTCTTGGCATTCGATTATCCATGGCTAAGGCCCGGCGTATGTAGATACCTGAATCCATTTTCTGACTCTTTCTAACCATCTTTTCCTTCTTTCCCATGAGCTACATCAAAGCCGGTCAGGATGCCAACGGCAACGACGTAAAACTGCACTATACCGACCAGGGCCAGGGTAACCCCATTGTCCTGATTCACGGCTGGCCCGCTTCCTACGAAATGTGGGAATACCAACTGGCTGAACTACCCAAGCACGGCAACCGCGTAGTTGCCTACACCCGCCGGGGCTTTGGTAACTCCACTAAAACCTGGGAAGGCAACGACTACGACACTTTCGCCGACGATTTAAAGGCGGTACTCGACACGCTGGATTTGCAGAATGTGACGCTGGTGGGCTTCTCGATGGGCGGCGGCGAAGTAGCCCGCTACATGAGCCGTCACGGCGGTGCCCGCGTG containing:
- a CDS encoding DUF3298 and DUF4163 domain-containing protein; this encodes MSFLSQSRPARLLRLLPAPLALGLLLTACNSGSDKSAADTSDAAVTAAPVVALTDSASWYQQFRGVLPGSTDSITVHLQRVNEVPGENTLGRLVGFYAAADGHPYELTGDVSPTTDSLRLRDTSHELLNDQNVGPQWLLKQEGSALVGTRAGQPVRLRLLRQPVGVRFSTRTFAAAVLPRPESPQDSVFGQLSMFALVPESGASKDKLAANLARGLRGDSLESKPALSLDALWDEQLAYFTKEYRKEVAPMVSKVLADSTDDYQPLATLSYEQEANTYVLWNEGDLLSIGYFGYDFSGGAHGIYGTYVRSYDTRTGRALGYNDIFKPGTRPQLEGILGRYARPALGLKDGASMAGKLFKNSLPATRNVYLTSGGAVFVYLPYEVASYAQGEISVFVPYSALQAVLKPGLPISSGQAVARN